One window of Anaerolineae bacterium genomic DNA carries:
- a CDS encoding [NiFe] hydrogenase metallocenter assembly protein HypF: MAGRYIRITGIVQGVGFRPFVYKLAHQENLVGWVKNTSAGVEIIVEGKDDAIAHFIDRLSKEAPPLSRIDQIEISPVAENHFTKFEIIESQDIDSAFIPISPDISICTDCLRELFDPQNRRYLYPFINCTNCGPRFTITKTIPYDRPNTTMAGFPLCPDCAAEYHDPEDRRFHAQPVACAVCGPHLSLLINGQQIAGSDKDLILAVQKLLKGGSIVAIKGIGGFHLACDAQNPQAVATLRERKRRVDKPFALMMPDLEIIERHCFLTSADIELLTSRERPIVLLAKKPASSIVPATAPQQNSLGVMLPYSPLHYLLFYNFEQRAYHDYPLEAIVLTSGNLSEEPIAIDNDQALTQLASLADAFLLHNRPIYIRCDDSVVRSVSLHREHHLYPIRRSRGYAPNPVRLPWKVPQILGVGAELKNTFCLTRDEYAFLSHHIGDLENFETYQSFEEGIEHYQRLFRIRPEVIAYDKHPNYLSTRYTLERLQQERIPGIAIQHHHAHIASCLADNSWQRDEPVIGVSFDGTGYGDDGAIWGGEILISSYSSYTRAAHLQYFPLPGGDRSIRFPARIALAYLAHFGIETSESLPPHRALCADERQLLYSQLKHKINLVNTSSMGRVFDLVASLIGVRQAINYEAQAAIELEAIASKEENHPYPFDISFAQNGSGYPIQISVVKTIQSILEDFLGGVSPTVISGRFHHTVAEIVREVCQIIRGQTGIRSVALSGGVWQNITLLEQAFNLLKEAGFEVLTHREIPANDGGISLGQVAVAAKVFE; this comes from the coding sequence AGGAAAATTTGGTTGGCTGGGTTAAGAATACCAGCGCAGGGGTTGAGATTATCGTTGAAGGAAAAGATGATGCAATTGCTCATTTTATTGACCGGCTAAGTAAGGAAGCACCGCCGCTTTCCAGGATTGATCAAATCGAAATTTCACCCGTTGCAGAAAATCACTTCACGAAATTTGAAATCATCGAATCGCAAGATATTGATTCTGCCTTTATTCCGATTTCCCCCGATATTTCGATCTGTACAGATTGTTTGCGTGAACTCTTTGACCCCCAAAACCGCAGGTACCTCTATCCATTTATCAACTGCACGAATTGCGGGCCGCGATTTACGATAACGAAAACGATCCCCTACGATCGCCCGAATACCACCATGGCAGGCTTTCCTCTGTGTCCGGATTGCGCTGCTGAATACCACGACCCGGAAGATCGACGCTTTCATGCACAACCGGTTGCTTGTGCAGTCTGCGGTCCACATTTAAGCCTGTTAATCAACGGGCAGCAAATCGCAGGTTCAGATAAAGATCTCATTCTGGCGGTTCAAAAGTTGCTCAAAGGAGGCTCTATCGTTGCGATCAAAGGTATTGGTGGCTTTCACCTTGCCTGTGATGCCCAAAATCCTCAGGCAGTTGCCACGCTACGCGAACGCAAACGCAGGGTAGATAAACCCTTTGCCTTGATGATGCCCGATCTGGAAATCATTGAACGACATTGTTTTCTAACCTCTGCAGATATTGAGTTATTAACCTCCAGAGAACGGCCGATCGTTTTATTGGCTAAAAAGCCAGCTTCCTCAATTGTACCCGCGACGGCTCCGCAACAGAATTCATTGGGCGTGATGTTACCATATAGCCCATTGCATTACCTGCTCTTCTACAACTTTGAGCAGCGAGCTTATCACGATTATCCCTTAGAAGCGATTGTTCTCACCAGTGGAAATCTCTCTGAAGAACCGATTGCTATCGATAATGATCAGGCGTTGACTCAGCTAGCTTCTCTTGCAGATGCCTTTTTACTTCACAACCGTCCGATTTACATCCGATGCGACGATTCAGTTGTTCGTTCAGTTTCGCTCCATAGAGAGCATCATCTTTACCCTATTCGGCGTTCGCGTGGCTATGCTCCCAATCCAGTTCGACTGCCATGGAAAGTTCCTCAAATCCTGGGGGTTGGGGCTGAATTAAAGAATACTTTTTGCCTTACCCGTGATGAATATGCCTTTCTCAGCCATCATATTGGCGATTTAGAGAATTTTGAAACATATCAATCTTTTGAAGAAGGGATTGAGCATTATCAACGATTATTTCGCATTCGACCGGAAGTCATAGCATACGATAAGCATCCAAATTATTTATCTACGCGGTATACGCTCGAACGCTTACAACAAGAGCGAATTCCTGGCATAGCCATTCAACACCATCACGCCCATATTGCCAGTTGTTTAGCCGATAATAGCTGGCAAAGAGATGAACCTGTCATCGGCGTTTCTTTCGATGGTACTGGATATGGCGATGATGGGGCAATTTGGGGTGGCGAAATTCTCATATCCTCTTATAGTTCTTATACAAGGGCTGCGCACTTGCAATATTTCCCTCTACCAGGTGGAGATCGTTCGATCCGCTTCCCGGCACGGATTGCCCTGGCTTATCTTGCTCATTTTGGGATAGAAACGTCTGAGAGCCTTCCTCCTCATCGAGCCCTCTGCGCCGACGAGCGTCAACTGCTATATTCTCAGCTAAAACATAAGATTAACCTGGTCAACACCTCCAGTATGGGGAGAGTATTTGATCTGGTTGCCTCCCTGATTGGAGTACGGCAGGCGATTAATTATGAAGCACAAGCGGCTATCGAATTGGAAGCGATTGCATCAAAAGAGGAAAATCATCCTTATCCTTTTGACATAAGTTTTGCTCAAAATGGATCTGGCTATCCGATCCAAATCAGTGTCGTCAAGACGATTCAATCGATTTTAGAGGATTTTTTAGGCGGTGTTTCACCGACGGTTATTTCAGGGCGTTTTCATCACACCGTGGCGGAAATAGTGCGGGAGGTTTGTCAGATAATTCGCGGGCAGACAGGAATCCGGTCTGTTGCCCTTAGCGGTGGAGTATGGCAAAATATAACTTTATTGGAACAGGCTTTCAATTTATTGAAAGAAGCTGGATTTGAAGTGTTAACCCATCGAGAAATTCCGGCAAACGATGGCGGTATCTCGTTAGGTCAGGTAGCAGTTGCAGCTAAAGTGTTTGAATGA
- a CDS encoding [NiFe] hydrogenase metallocenter assembly protein HypC has translation MCLGVPGKIVEIYEANGLAMGKIDFGGVLREACLTYVPEAKVGDYVLVHVGFALNVISEEEANETLALLNEIVNLEEELPTQD, from the coding sequence ATGTGTTTAGGTGTGCCAGGAAAAATTGTGGAGATTTATGAAGCCAATGGACTTGCTATGGGCAAGATTGATTTTGGCGGTGTTCTACGTGAGGCTTGTCTCACTTATGTGCCTGAAGCAAAGGTGGGCGATTATGTGCTTGTGCATGTCGGTTTTGCATTGAATGTTATCAGTGAAGAAGAGGCAAATGAAACACTTGCCTTACTAAATGAAATCGTCAATCTGGAAGAGGAACTACCTACGCAGGACTAG
- a CDS encoding [NiFe] hydrogenase metallocenter assembly protein HypD — protein sequence MDTKLRYGFRDTKLVQAKVRQIQKLVTRPWAIMEICGGQTHSIKKFGLDQLLPPEIEFIHGPGCPVCVTSLELIDKALQIAALPNVIFTSYGDMLRVPGSKGDLFSVKANGGDVRVVYSPLDSLKIAQENPRKEVVFFAIGFETTAPANAMSVLQAEAMRIDNFSLLVSHVCVPPAMRAILNSPSNRVQGFLAAGHVCTVMGYWEYIPIAEEYRVPIVVTGFEPLDILEGVYRVVRQLEGGTHEVENAYSRLVTYEGNRAAQKVIQQVFEVCDRKWRGIGTIPKSGWKLRDAYLKFDAEHRFDTQAIETQESPLCIAGLVLQGLKKPYECSAFGTLCTPQNPLGATMVSSEGACAAYYLYSRNLESPKMNHV from the coding sequence ATGGATACAAAACTTCGTTACGGCTTTCGAGATACCAAACTCGTTCAGGCAAAGGTTCGGCAGATTCAAAAACTGGTAACCCGTCCATGGGCAATTATGGAAATTTGTGGTGGGCAAACTCATTCAATAAAGAAGTTCGGTCTCGACCAGTTATTGCCACCCGAAATAGAGTTTATTCATGGACCGGGTTGCCCGGTGTGCGTAACGTCTTTAGAGTTGATTGATAAAGCGCTTCAGATTGCCGCCTTGCCAAATGTCATCTTCACTTCTTATGGCGATATGCTCCGCGTACCTGGTTCAAAGGGCGATTTGTTTAGCGTAAAGGCAAATGGTGGAGATGTACGTGTTGTCTATTCTCCATTGGATAGCTTAAAGATCGCTCAGGAGAACCCCAGGAAAGAGGTGGTCTTTTTTGCCATTGGGTTCGAAACAACTGCGCCCGCTAATGCGATGAGTGTATTGCAAGCCGAAGCAATGAGGATAGATAATTTCAGCTTGCTGGTTTCCCATGTCTGTGTTCCACCAGCCATGCGCGCTATTCTCAACTCCCCGAGCAATCGGGTGCAAGGATTTCTGGCAGCAGGACATGTCTGTACCGTGATGGGTTATTGGGAGTACATCCCTATTGCAGAAGAATATCGCGTTCCGATTGTTGTTACAGGCTTTGAACCTTTAGACATTTTGGAGGGAGTTTATCGTGTGGTTCGCCAGCTCGAAGGCGGAACTCACGAAGTAGAAAATGCTTATTCGCGATTGGTTACGTATGAAGGGAATCGGGCTGCCCAAAAGGTGATTCAGCAAGTTTTCGAGGTATGTGATCGAAAGTGGCGTGGAATCGGAACAATACCCAAAAGCGGTTGGAAGTTACGGGATGCATACCTGAAATTCGATGCTGAACATCGCTTTGATACTCAGGCAATCGAGACGCAAGAATCGCCTTTGTGCATAGCCGGATTGGTTTTACAGGGGCTCAAGAAGCCTTATGAGTGCTCTGCCTTCGGCACACTTTGTACTCCCCAAAATCCTCTGGGAGCAACCATGGTATCCTCAGAAGGCGCTTGTGCGGCTTATTATCTGTATTCACGGAATCTTGAATCTCCGAAAATGAACCATGTCTGA
- a CDS encoding [NiFe] hydrogenase metallocenter assembly protein HypE translates to MSDENQPIDFLGAYCPLPLTHSEQIVIGHGSGGRLTYDLIQSVFATHLTNPLLEQGDDGVALPPIDPEFEIVVSTDSHVISPIFFPGGDIGKLAVCGTVNDLAVMGAKPLYLTAGFILEEGLPVDVLEFIVSSMAKSAEEAGVAIVAGDTKVVERGKGDGIFINTSGVGIRPRSLHISGRNAKVGDRIILSGPLGEHGVAVLQARGDLGFLSDLQSDVAPLNHLIAGALEAGMQDRGNAIHTMRDPTRGGLATTLNEIARQSNVGIVINEAEIPIQETVISVCEMLGFDPLYMANEGKCVFIVDPEGTDRVLKAIRADKYGSKARVIGEVVSDHPQKVLLKTMIGSTRLVDMLSGELLPRIC, encoded by the coding sequence ATGTCTGACGAAAATCAACCCATTGATTTCCTGGGCGCGTACTGTCCCCTGCCTCTCACCCATTCCGAACAAATTGTCATCGGACATGGCAGTGGTGGAAGATTGACCTATGACCTCATTCAAAGCGTTTTTGCCACTCATTTAACCAATCCATTGCTTGAGCAGGGCGATGATGGTGTGGCACTACCTCCTATTGATCCTGAGTTTGAAATTGTCGTCAGCACCGATTCGCATGTGATTTCACCGATTTTTTTCCCAGGTGGTGACATCGGAAAGCTGGCGGTGTGTGGAACGGTAAATGACCTTGCGGTGATGGGAGCAAAACCCTTATATCTGACGGCGGGTTTTATCCTTGAGGAAGGTCTTCCAGTCGACGTGCTGGAGTTTATTGTTTCTTCGATGGCAAAGTCTGCTGAAGAAGCCGGGGTTGCGATTGTCGCTGGAGATACGAAGGTTGTCGAACGCGGTAAAGGGGATGGAATATTTATTAATACAAGTGGAGTCGGCATTCGTCCTAGATCCCTTCACATTAGTGGGCGCAATGCAAAGGTTGGCGATCGGATAATCTTGTCTGGTCCACTGGGTGAGCATGGTGTAGCTGTATTGCAGGCAAGAGGAGATTTGGGTTTTCTATCTGATCTACAAAGTGATGTTGCCCCGCTTAACCATCTGATCGCAGGCGCGCTGGAAGCGGGTATGCAAGATCGTGGCAATGCAATTCATACCATGCGAGATCCGACGCGTGGAGGCCTGGCAACTACCCTTAATGAAATAGCTCGTCAATCCAATGTCGGGATTGTCATCAATGAAGCTGAAATCCCGATTCAGGAAACGGTTATATCAGTTTGTGAGATGTTGGGTTTCGATCCGCTCTATATGGCAAACGAAGGCAAATGTGTGTTTATTGTTGACCCAGAGGGCACAGATCGGGTATTAAAAGCCATTCGGGCTGATAAATACGGTTCTAAAGCTAGGGTGATTGGCGAAGTCGTTTCTGACCATCCCCAAAAAGTGTTGCTTAAAACGATGATAGGCAGTACTCGTCTTGTTGATATGCTATCGGGCGAGTTGTTACCTCGTATTTGTTGA
- a CDS encoding Methyltransferase NP3790A, producing the protein MDVGGGTGRVTRELLRIQPDITLVDGSLGMLRVANQKLKINLILCMAEKLPFPSNSFERVILIDTLHHVFDAYTTLRECLRVLKMDGLLIIQEPDIEQWGGKLIALLEKMLLMRSHLYRSDEVQHILSPVAKEIVVERGNQQYWIVCKK; encoded by the coding sequence TTGGACGTTGGGGGAGGTACAGGAAGGGTAACTCGTGAACTTCTCAGAATTCAACCCGATATCACCCTCGTAGATGGCAGTCTCGGCATGCTAAGAGTTGCCAACCAGAAATTGAAGATCAACCTTATTCTCTGTATGGCGGAAAAATTACCCTTTCCATCCAATAGCTTCGAGAGGGTAATCCTGATTGACACTCTGCATCATGTTTTCGATGCCTACACCACCCTGAGAGAATGCCTGCGTGTTCTCAAAATGGATGGGTTGTTAATCATCCAGGAACCAGATATCGAACAGTGGGGTGGCAAGCTGATTGCCCTGTTAGAAAAAATGCTCCTTATGCGCAGTCACTTATACCGAAGCGACGAGGTACAACATATCCTTTCACCTGTTGCAAAGGAAATTGTTGTAGAGCGCGGTAATCAACAATATTGGATCGTTTGTAAAAAATGA
- a CDS encoding Ribokinase has translation MVNAVVFGNVTLDVLCQTVDDVPRYESVSFDRAVLSPGGCASNVAVGLAALGIPTALICKIGQDIAADILRRTWSKFRLNLDYVKTEPSVHTAISVGLIDHDAQPRFIHTPGANRFLTINDFPQELFNNTEIKLLHIAGFFVLPGFLDERLKDFFKRARQSGWIVTLDVVNSKRYWKPEFLFPCMSEIDIFLCNRNEAAKLTGKDDIEESAQQLRQSGAKAVIIKAGKDGCFLHSDEQVGMIPTQNNVEVVDTTGAGDAFAAGLIAAIVNGRNLYEACLQGNACGAKVVQELGTITYWEKQLHLS, from the coding sequence ATGGTTAATGCGGTTGTCTTTGGCAATGTTACCTTGGATGTTCTTTGTCAAACAGTAGACGATGTACCGCGTTATGAATCGGTGTCCTTTGATCGAGCGGTACTCTCACCTGGGGGATGTGCATCGAATGTAGCTGTAGGTCTGGCTGCTTTGGGTATTCCTACAGCATTAATCTGTAAAATTGGACAAGATATAGCGGCAGATATTCTACGGAGAACCTGGTCGAAGTTTCGTCTGAATCTGGATTATGTAAAAACTGAACCTTCCGTTCACACTGCGATTAGTGTGGGTCTGATTGATCACGATGCCCAACCTCGCTTTATTCATACACCTGGCGCCAATCGATTCTTGACAATCAACGATTTTCCACAGGAGTTATTTAATAACACGGAGATTAAATTGCTCCATATCGCAGGTTTTTTTGTCTTGCCGGGATTTTTGGATGAGCGTTTGAAGGATTTCTTTAAAAGAGCCCGGCAGTCAGGGTGGATAGTTACCTTGGATGTTGTGAACTCAAAGCGTTATTGGAAGCCCGAATTCCTGTTTCCTTGCATGAGCGAAATTGATATCTTTCTTTGTAATCGCAATGAGGCTGCGAAACTGACCGGCAAAGACGACATCGAAGAAAGTGCCCAACAATTACGCCAATCAGGAGCAAAAGCTGTCATTATTAAGGCGGGTAAAGATGGATGTTTTCTTCATAGCGATGAGCAAGTTGGCATGATCCCAACACAAAATAATGTTGAAGTGGTTGATACAACGGGAGCAGGGGATGCGTTTGCGGCTGGCTTAATCGCAGCAATTGTGAATGGAAGAAACCTGTACGAAGCCTGTCTGCAAGGGAATGCTTGCGGGGCAAAGGTTGTTCAGGAGCTTGGCACAATAACGTATTGGGAAAAACAATTGCACTTAAGTTGA